A stretch of the Methanobrevibacter arboriphilus JCM 13429 = DSM 1125 genome encodes the following:
- the xerA gene encoding site-specific tyrosine recombinase/integron integrase: MIEEYLIELEIRNYSKNTIKTYKSIITNFHEFLKTQDDLNDEKRFLRSFKRYIQHLKRDKLVSQNYIYLVTVVSKKFLEFNRLYFLDEVKAPKRTKSLPKSLNESEVKKLISAYDKDIDDDNNEEISKLNLNENNSKTKNKIRNKLILTLLYSSGIRVSELVSLLTKDIDLEDRTMRIRGKGDKDRVVLFDNNAKSLIKKYMIIRESDSDYLFANRLGNSLSTRYIQIMIKDYGKKAGIDKKVTPHILRHSFATHLLKNGVDIRVIQQLLGHSNLSTTQIYTSVDMETLKNVYDKARM; this comes from the coding sequence ATGATTGAGGAATATTTAATAGAATTAGAAATAAGAAATTATTCTAAAAATACAATTAAAACATATAAATCTATTATTACTAATTTTCATGAATTTTTAAAGACTCAAGATGATCTAAATGATGAAAAAAGATTTTTAAGAAGTTTTAAAAGATATATTCAACATTTAAAAAGAGATAAGTTAGTTTCTCAAAATTATATATATTTAGTAACTGTTGTTTCAAAAAAATTCCTCGAGTTTAATAGATTGTATTTTTTAGATGAAGTTAAAGCTCCTAAAAGAACCAAATCTCTTCCAAAATCACTAAATGAATCAGAAGTTAAAAAACTCATCAGTGCTTATGATAAAGATATTGATGATGATAATAATGAAGAAATTAGTAAGCTTAATCTTAATGAGAATAATAGTAAAACAAAGAACAAAATTAGAAATAAGCTTATTTTAACATTACTATATTCCTCAGGAATTCGAGTTTCAGAACTTGTTTCATTACTAACAAAAGATATAGATCTTGAAGATAGGACTATGAGAATTAGAGGTAAAGGGGATAAAGATAGAGTTGTTCTTTTTGATAATAATGCTAAATCTTTGATTAAAAAATATATGATTATTCGAGAATCTGATAGCGATTATTTATTTGCAAATAGGTTGGGTAACTCTTTATCAACTAGATATATTCAAATCATGATAAAAGATTATGGAAAGAAAGCTGGAATTGATAAAAAAGTAACTCCTCATATTTTGAGACATTCTTTTGCAACACATCTTTTAAAAAATGGGGTTGATATTAGAGTTATACAACAGCTTTTAGGTCACTCTAATTTATCCACTACTCAAATTTATACTAGTGTCGATATGGAAACCCTTAAAAATGTTTATGATAAAGCTAGAATGTGA
- a CDS encoding Mur ligase family protein — protein MYEKLLLNLAILAGKISFIVLKVTGRQGTAMPGKVAIKIFPGILKELTKKCNKTVVITGTNGKTTTNNLTNHIIGGKYDNLVSNLKGANMIQGVVTSFIVNNKNSYDWGIFEVDEGSIPDVIHFFSPDYVILTNFFRDQLDRYGEVENTIHLVYDTLKDVDSTLILNADDPSTTQFNKLPNEKIYYGFNKNQFSKIDHSVAESIFCKNCGNRLSYNFISYGNVGDYYCDSCGVKRPEINYAAESIDIKDNIYEFLLKINNSENINENINESISESISESVSENIAENKFVFKYMGIYNIYNCLAAISLCLTENFDISFVQNQVENFDYKLGRMETISFPKKDVVLVLSKNPVGLSEVFNSFSHDEEPKSIMFLINDTPADGKDISWIWDADFEQINNIKNINYFHCSGTRANEAVLRLKYSNFNTDKIKKYVSKEAGDVKTPIKEILDENVKSYIIGTFTAVPEVRKVLLKEQSKYNSVNNIKSD, from the coding sequence ATGTATGAAAAACTATTATTAAATTTAGCAATTTTAGCTGGAAAGATTAGTTTCATTGTTTTAAAAGTTACAGGAAGACAAGGGACAGCAATGCCTGGGAAAGTAGCTATTAAAATTTTTCCAGGTATTCTGAAAGAGTTAACTAAAAAGTGTAATAAAACTGTTGTTATTACTGGTACAAATGGTAAAACCACTACGAATAATTTAACAAATCATATTATTGGTGGAAAATATGATAATTTAGTTTCTAATCTTAAAGGAGCTAATATGATTCAAGGGGTGGTAACTTCTTTCATTGTAAATAACAAAAATTCCTATGATTGGGGAATATTTGAAGTGGATGAAGGTTCTATTCCAGATGTAATTCATTTCTTCTCTCCAGATTATGTTATTTTAACAAATTTTTTTAGAGATCAACTTGATAGATATGGTGAGGTTGAAAATACAATACATTTAGTATATGATACTTTAAAGGATGTTGACTCTACTTTAATCTTAAATGCAGATGATCCTTCAACTACTCAGTTTAATAAGCTCCCTAATGAAAAAATATATTATGGCTTTAATAAAAATCAATTTTCTAAAATAGATCATAGTGTAGCAGAGTCTATATTTTGTAAAAATTGTGGTAATCGTTTAAGCTATAATTTTATAAGTTATGGTAATGTTGGAGATTATTATTGTGATAGTTGTGGTGTTAAACGTCCAGAAATTAATTATGCTGCTGAATCAATAGATATTAAAGATAATATCTATGAATTTCTATTAAAAATTAATAATTCTGAGAATATTAATGAGAATATTAATGAAAGTATTAGTGAAAGTATTAGTGAAAGTGTTAGTGAAAATATTGCTGAAAATAAATTTGTATTTAAATATATGGGTATTTATAATATTTACAACTGTTTAGCAGCTATTTCTCTTTGTTTAACTGAAAATTTTGATATATCCTTTGTTCAAAATCAAGTTGAAAATTTTGATTATAAATTGGGACGAATGGAAACTATAAGTTTCCCAAAAAAAGATGTGGTTTTAGTTTTATCAAAAAATCCTGTTGGATTGAGTGAAGTTTTTAATAGCTTTTCTCATGATGAAGAACCAAAATCTATAATGTTTTTAATTAATGATACTCCTGCAGATGGGAAAGACATATCTTGGATTTGGGATGCTGATTTTGAGCAAATAAATAATATAAAAAACATTAATTATTTTCACTGTTCAGGAACAAGAGCAAATGAAGCAGTTTTAAGACTAAAATATAGTAATTTTAACACAGATAAAATAAAAAAATATGTTTCAAAAGAAGCAGGAGATGTTAAAACACCAATAAAAGAGATTTTAGATGAAAATGTTAAATCTTATATTATTGGGACTTTTACTGCTGTTCCTGAGGTAAGGAAAGTTTTACTAAAAGAACAATCAAAATATAATAGTGTAAATAATATTAAATCTGATTAA
- a CDS encoding type 1 glutamine amidotransferase, whose amino-acid sequence MKLEVVNMYPDILNIYGDIGNLICIKNRCEWRGIDINIKNFTIDKETNLEDSDMILIGGGSDKGQDIISDHILNQRNSLESFIEAEKPILAICGSYQIFGNYYLNPYNEKIPCLEIFEMETISKKERLTGDILISNNLKSDSLFKSKQSYDLTDIIGFENHGGRTYHNYDPLGNVKVGFGNNGEDGEEGMIYKNFIGSYLHGPILPKNPHIADYMIFNALKNKYDIDYLNENILNLKDIDDNIEINAHNIMKNRILKT is encoded by the coding sequence ATGAAACTTGAAGTAGTCAACATGTATCCTGATATTTTAAACATATATGGGGATATTGGAAATTTAATATGTATTAAAAATAGATGTGAATGGAGAGGAATTGACATTAACATCAAAAACTTTACAATCGATAAAGAAACTAACCTTGAAGATTCAGATATGATTTTAATTGGCGGAGGATCTGATAAAGGGCAAGATATTATTTCAGATCATATTCTTAATCAAAGAAATTCTTTAGAAAGCTTTATTGAGGCAGAAAAACCTATTTTAGCTATTTGTGGGAGTTATCAAATATTTGGTAATTATTATCTTAACCCTTATAATGAAAAGATTCCTTGTCTTGAAATTTTTGAAATGGAGACTATAAGCAAAAAAGAGAGACTTACAGGAGATATTTTAATCTCTAATAATTTGAAGTCAGATTCATTGTTTAAATCAAAACAATCATATGATTTAACTGATATTATTGGCTTTGAAAATCATGGTGGAAGAACTTATCATAATTATGATCCATTAGGCAATGTTAAAGTAGGCTTTGGAAATAATGGGGAAGATGGAGAAGAAGGTATGATTTATAAAAATTTCATTGGTAGCTATTTGCATGGCCCTATTTTACCTAAAAATCCTCATATTGCCGATTATATGATATTTAATGCTTTGAAAAATAAGTATGATATTGATTATTTAAATGAAAATATATTAAATTTAAAAGATATTGATGATAATATTGAAATAAATGCTCATAATATAATGAAGAATAGAATATTAAAAACTTAA
- a CDS encoding VOC family protein — protein MNIGKELGIVLNLIVPNSIEAIEFYKKAFSAEEVSKYFGPDGSIMHAAITINGEYFYLNDSNENFGSFSPNEIGGCPLDIWIITDDADELFKQAVEAGCEITMEMDNMFWGDRMGSLKDPYGYNWMISKTIEKLSDEEIEIRSKKFFKEMENMS, from the coding sequence ATGAATATAGGAAAAGAGTTAGGTATTGTTCTTAATTTGATAGTACCTAACAGTATAGAAGCAATAGAATTCTATAAAAAAGCGTTTTCTGCAGAAGAAGTATCAAAGTACTTTGGACCTGATGGAAGTATCATGCATGCTGCAATAACCATCAATGGAGAATATTTTTATTTAAATGATTCTAATGAAAATTTCGGATCTTTTTCACCAAATGAAATAGGAGGATGTCCTCTAGATATTTGGATCATAACAGATGACGCAGATGAACTTTTCAAACAAGCTGTTGAAGCAGGATGTGAAATAACCATGGAGATGGATAATATGTTCTGGGGAGATAGAATGGGAAGTTTAAAAGATCCCTATGGATACAATTGGATGATATCCAAAACAATAGAAAAGCTATCTGATGAAGAAATAGAAATACGATCCAAAAAATTCTTTAAAGAAATGGAAAATATGTCTTAA
- a CDS encoding Gar1/Naf1 family protein has translation MKFLGNISHLSNSGRLVARSSQSPPSGASVFNKDKKKIGKIITIFGPTKDPYISIGIFKSMSIDDFKDSIGEDLYVSENPKNRKFNKSRNKNKSVKNKTRNNYRKNKNNKNNTSKKLNKNKNTRKNN, from the coding sequence ATGAAGTTTTTAGGAAATATTTCTCACTTATCTAATTCTGGAAGATTAGTAGCTAGATCTTCACAGTCACCTCCTTCAGGAGCTTCTGTTTTTAATAAGGATAAAAAGAAAATAGGCAAAATTATAACTATTTTTGGACCTACAAAAGATCCATATATCTCAATAGGAATTTTTAAATCAATGTCTATTGATGATTTTAAAGATTCTATTGGTGAAGATTTATATGTTTCTGAAAATCCTAAAAATAGAAAATTCAATAAAAGTAGGAATAAAAATAAGAGTGTTAAAAATAAAACTAGAAACAATTATAGGAAAAATAAAAATAATAAAAACAATACTAGTAAAAAACTAAATAAGAATAAAAATACTAGAAAAAACAATTGA
- a CDS encoding transcription initiation factor IIB, whose amino-acid sequence MQNDVSDTEKQNKCPECGSENLIGDYERAEVVCASCGLVIDENLVDMGPEWRAFDHEQRDKRTRVGAPITYTIHDKGLSTMIDWRNKDIYGRDIPARNRAQWYRLRKWQRKIRISGATERNLAFALSELDRDSSRLGLPRSVREAASVVYRSAVENKLIRGRSIEGVVAASLYAACRRCNVPRTLDEIAEVSRVSKKEVGRTYRFLTRELNIKLPPTSPVDYVPRFASELGLSGEVQSRAIEIIEKAMEKGLTSGRGPTGVAAAALYIASVLLGERKTQRDVADIAGVTEVTIRNRYKELTEQLEMGVTL is encoded by the coding sequence ATGCAGAATGATGTTTCTGACACAGAAAAACAGAATAAATGTCCAGAATGTGGTTCAGAAAATCTGATTGGGGATTATGAAAGGGCTGAAGTAGTTTGCGCTAGCTGTGGGCTTGTTATTGATGAAAATCTAGTGGATATGGGCCCAGAATGGAGAGCATTTGATCATGAACAAAGGGACAAACGTACAAGAGTAGGTGCTCCAATTACTTATACTATACATGATAAAGGTTTAAGTACTATGATTGATTGGAGGAATAAAGATATCTATGGTAGAGATATCCCTGCAAGAAACAGAGCACAATGGTATAGGTTAAGGAAATGGCAAAGAAAAATTAGAATTTCTGGTGCTACAGAAAGAAATCTTGCATTTGCTTTAAGTGAGCTTGACAGAGATTCTTCAAGATTAGGTCTTCCAAGAAGTGTTAGGGAAGCTGCATCTGTTGTTTACAGAAGTGCAGTAGAAAACAAACTTATTAGGGGACGTAGTATCGAAGGTGTAGTAGCTGCTTCTCTTTATGCTGCATGTAGGAGATGTAATGTTCCACGTACTCTTGATGAGATAGCTGAAGTTTCAAGAGTCAGTAAAAAAGAAGTTGGAAGAACTTACAGGTTCTTAACTCGTGAATTGAATATAAAACTTCCACCTACATCACCGGTTGATTATGTTCCACGATTTGCAAGTGAACTTGGTCTTTCTGGTGAAGTTCAATCAAGAGCTATTGAAATAATTGAAAAAGCTATGGAAAAAGGTCTTACTTCTGGTAGAGGGCCTACTGGTGTAGCTGCTGCTGCATTATATATTGCCTCTGTTCTTTTAGGTGAGAGAAAAACACAAAGGGATGTTGCTGATATTGCTGGTGTTACAGAAGTTACAATAAGAAATAGATATAAAGAGCTTACAGAACAACTTGAAATGGGTGTAACTCTTTAA
- a CDS encoding DNA-3-methyladenine glycosylase I, which yields MDWTLFISNIMMRNGEKKLQIIIKFLNSYLRTFLPERKPINNHWKTLSEVPSSILLSETIAKDMKKHGFKFFGPVICYAFLQAIGYVNNHLEECPFKYSD from the coding sequence TTGGATTGGACCCTCTTTATATCAAATATCATGATGCGGAATGGAGAAAAGAAGTTACAGATTATCATAAAATTTTTGAATAGTTATTTGAGAACATTTCTACCAGAAAGAAAACCCATTAATAATCATTGGAAAACATTAAGTGAAGTTCCTAGTTCAATACTTTTGTCTGAAACTATTGCTAAAGATATGAAAAAACATGGCTTCAAATTCTTTGGTCCAGTGATTTGTTACGCTTTTTTACAGGCAATTGGTTATGTAAATAATCATTTAGAAGAATGTCCATTTAAATATAGTGATTAA
- a CDS encoding right-handed parallel beta-helix repeat-containing protein, which translates to MFTINRLFKPIIFVMCVLFIFLALSSVSAANHDFTTFNTTEQFQSVINNDNDNDLVISFDDGEYVDWGQLNISRNATIVGKNRGGAKFTTSSGGTLFNINATNVKIINLTISGYTTAIKSNCSDLTISDNNITTSGVSINLSSSGSANPITGVVIKDNIIKSSISDFYRGAVSLFGKSDDKTVFDVLFSGNNIIGVFSGVYLGGGSYDSPVSSANLVFENNNITGTLGYGVYLYASSSNNTNITFANNNITGTSGYGVYLSAYSSNNTNVTFANNNITGTSGNGVYLAASISNNTNITFANNNITGTSGNGVYLSASISNNTNVTFANNNITGRSGYGVDLSAYSSNNANITFANNNITGTSNNGVLLSAYSSNNTNVTFANNNITGTSGNGVSLSADRSNNTNITFANNNITGTSSYGVYLSASISNNTNVTFTNNNITGTDASGVYLSADSSNNTI; encoded by the coding sequence ATGTTTACAATAAATAGACTTTTTAAGCCAATTATTTTTGTTATGTGTGTTTTATTTATCTTTTTAGCTTTATCTAGTGTTAGTGCAGCTAATCATGATTTTACTACATTTAATACTACTGAACAGTTTCAAAGTGTTATTAATAATGATAATGATAATGATTTGGTGATTAGTTTTGATGATGGTGAGTATGTTGATTGGGGTCAGCTTAATATTAGTCGTAATGCTACTATTGTTGGTAAAAACCGTGGTGGTGCTAAATTCACAACATCTAGTGGTGGTACTTTGTTTAATATTAATGCTACTAATGTAAAGATTATTAATTTAACTATTAGTGGTTATACTACAGCTATAAAATCTAATTGTAGTGATTTGACTATTAGTGATAATAATATTACTACTTCTGGTGTTAGTATTAATTTAAGTAGCAGTGGTAGTGCTAATCCTATAACAGGTGTTGTTATTAAGGATAATATTATTAAATCCAGTATATCTGATTTTTATCGTGGTGCTGTTTCTTTATTCGGTAAATCTGATGATAAGACTGTTTTTGATGTTTTATTTAGTGGTAATAATATAATTGGTGTTTTTTCTGGTGTTTATTTAGGTGGTGGTAGTTATGATAGTCCTGTTTCGTCTGCTAATTTGGTTTTTGAAAACAACAACATCACAGGAACATTAGGCTATGGTGTTTATCTGTATGCATCCAGCAGCAACAACACCAATATAACCTTCGCCAACAACAACATCACAGGAACATCCGGCTATGGTGTTTATCTGTCTGCATACAGCAGCAACAACACCAATGTAACCTTCGCCAACAACAACATCACAGGAACATCAGGCAATGGTGTTTATCTGGCTGCATCCATCAGCAACAACACCAATATAACCTTCGCCAACAACAACATCACAGGAACATCAGGCAATGGTGTTTATCTGTCTGCATCCATCAGCAACAACACCAATGTAACCTTCGCCAACAACAACATCACAGGAAGATCCGGCTATGGTGTTGATCTGTCTGCATACAGTAGCAACAACGCCAATATAACCTTTGCCAACAACAACATCACAGGAACATCAAACAATGGTGTTTTGCTGTCTGCATACAGCAGCAACAACACCAATGTAACCTTCGCCAACAACAACATCACAGGAACATCAGGCAATGGCGTTTCTCTGTCTGCAGACCGCAGCAACAACACCAATATAACCTTCGCCAACAACAACATCACAGGAACATCCAGCTATGGTGTTTATCTGTCTGCATCCATCAGCAACAACACCAATGTAACCTTCACCAACAACAACATCACAGGAACAGACGCATCTGGTGTTTATCTGTCTGCAGACAGCAGCAACAACACAATATAA
- a CDS encoding MJ1255/VC2487 family glycosyltransferase, with the protein MKLSIIIPTYNEEEYLPNLLKSIESQKFKDYEVIVADANSCDSTVRIAKNYGCTVVQGGMPGVGRNNGAKIAKGEILLFLDSDLELTQSYLIEMIEEFEANELDIGITQINPISEKKRDKILHDLANWFMIAFEKIKPHGAGCYGIICKKELHEKYSGFNEKLTFGEDTDYIERIAKNNKFKVLRNPIINVSTRRLEEEGLGKLAMQYGKSTFNDLRGIRTSAEELEYEFDHFPKDPLEKEDLLAKIKKISDNHSIVKSEDLKYIDNKKLDSKKLDDKNLDNKKLELKITNNKLLNIENQKIKIFYSVCGEGMGHAVRSGVILEELTKKENKEKYDIYIFSSDRSYRYLKNKFDNVYEIGGFNTVYENNEVKNKRTLLNAIKATPNNLKENYGILFKKAREVKPNIIISDFENYSSILSKLINVPLISLDNINIITQTFIDYPPHHRQDMLKAKSIIRSYIMRPKRYIITSYFFPKIKNPDKATIYPPVIRNKIRNLEISYGEYVFVYQTSNSNKELIRILKKFNEKFIVYGFNKEGIEGNLTFRKFNEDKIYEDMSNAKAVITNGGFTLISEAIYLKKPIYSIPAIGNFEQLLNGFYVDKLGYGEMHEKINVSTLENFLNNLNKYQKNLYNVKNSDNSGIIKELKKSIEIFSKKY; encoded by the coding sequence AAAAAGTATTGAATCACAAAAATTTAAGGATTATGAAGTGATTGTAGCTGATGCTAACTCTTGTGACAGTACTGTAAGAATAGCTAAAAATTATGGTTGTACTGTAGTTCAAGGAGGAATGCCTGGTGTTGGAAGAAACAATGGGGCTAAAATTGCAAAAGGAGAAATACTTTTATTTTTAGATTCTGATCTAGAATTAACTCAAAGCTATCTTATAGAGATGATTGAAGAGTTTGAAGCTAATGAATTAGACATTGGAATTACACAAATAAACCCAATATCTGAAAAAAAAAGAGATAAAATCCTTCATGACTTAGCTAACTGGTTTATGATAGCTTTTGAAAAAATAAAACCTCATGGAGCAGGTTGTTATGGAATAATATGTAAAAAAGAGTTACATGAAAAATATTCTGGTTTTAATGAAAAGCTTACATTTGGAGAAGATACAGATTATATTGAAAGAATAGCTAAAAATAACAAGTTCAAAGTTCTTAGAAATCCTATAATAAATGTATCTACTCGCAGACTTGAAGAAGAAGGATTAGGTAAGCTTGCAATGCAATATGGAAAAAGTACATTCAATGATCTTAGGGGGATTAGAACTAGTGCTGAAGAATTAGAATATGAATTTGATCATTTTCCTAAAGATCCATTAGAAAAAGAAGATTTACTTGCAAAGATTAAAAAAATATCAGACAATCATTCAATAGTTAAAAGTGAAGACTTAAAATATATAGATAATAAAAAATTAGATAGTAAAAAACTGGATGATAAAAATCTTGATAATAAAAAATTAGAACTAAAAATTACTAATAATAAACTTCTAAACATTGAAAATCAGAAAATAAAAATATTTTATTCTGTTTGTGGAGAAGGTATGGGTCATGCTGTTAGAAGCGGAGTAATATTAGAAGAATTAACAAAAAAAGAAAACAAAGAAAAATATGACATATATATATTTTCAAGTGATAGATCATATAGATATTTAAAGAATAAATTTGATAATGTGTATGAAATCGGTGGTTTCAATACAGTTTATGAAAATAATGAGGTAAAAAACAAAAGAACCCTTTTAAACGCAATTAAGGCAACTCCTAACAATTTAAAGGAAAATTATGGAATATTATTTAAGAAAGCTAGAGAAGTTAAACCAAATATAATAATATCTGATTTTGAGAATTATTCAAGTATTCTAAGTAAGCTTATTAATGTTCCATTAATAAGCTTAGATAATATAAATATTATAACTCAAACATTCATAGATTATCCTCCTCATCATAGACAAGACATGTTAAAAGCAAAAAGTATTATAAGATCTTATATAATGAGACCAAAAAGATATATAATAACTAGCTACTTTTTCCCAAAGATAAAAAATCCAGATAAAGCAACTATTTATCCTCCAGTTATTAGAAATAAAATAAGAAATCTCGAAATCAGTTATGGAGAATATGTATTTGTTTATCAAACTAGTAATTCAAATAAGGAACTTATAAGAATATTAAAAAAATTTAATGAAAAATTCATTGTATATGGATTTAATAAAGAAGGAATCGAAGGAAATTTAACTTTTAGAAAATTTAATGAAGATAAAATATATGAAGACATGAGCAATGCAAAAGCTGTAATCACTAACGGAGGATTCACATTAATAAGTGAAGCCATTTATTTAAAAAAACCTATTTACAGTATTCCTGCTATTGGAAACTTTGAACAGCTACTTAATGGTTTTTATGTAGATAAATTAGGATATGGAGAAATGCATGAAAAGATTAATGTTTCAACACTTGAAAATTTTCTAAATAATTTAAATAAATACCAAAAAAACCTTTATAATGTTAAAAATAGTGATAATTCAGGAATAATAAAAGAATTAAAAAAATCAATAGAAATATTTTCTAAAAAATATTAA